The Polypterus senegalus isolate Bchr_013 chromosome 1, ASM1683550v1, whole genome shotgun sequence genome includes a window with the following:
- the LOC120519446 gene encoding protein atonal homolog 7-like, translating into MKTCKSNITDSVSGPASSFGLGSPKVENAAKRRLAANARERRRMQGLNVAFDRLRRVVPQWGQDKKLSKYETLQMALSYIGALNRILTDAEKYGSSHKDWLNLHVEHFQPEDFYYTGHENPQGDDNYNQAIFSYAQETLHMFNEIDSHVGP; encoded by the coding sequence ATGAAGACCTGTAAATCAAATATCACTGATTCTGTGTCAGGTCCAGCTTCTTCATTTGGACTGGGATCCCCTAAGGTGGAGAACGCTGCCAAGAGGAGACTGGCTGCAAATGCCCGTGAGAGAAGGAGAATGCAAGGTCTGAATGTTGCCTTTGACCGTTTGCGCCGAGTGGTCCCTCAGTGGGGACAAGACAAGAAGCTGTCCAAGTATGAGACCTTGCAGATGGCCCTCAGCTACATCGGCGCACTGAACCGGATCTTGACAGACGCAGAGAAGTATGGAAGTTCACATAAAGACTGGCTTAACTTGCACGTGGAGCACTTCCAGCCAGAGGACTTTTACTACACAGGCCATGAAAATCCACAAGGAGATGATAACTACAATCAGGCAATCTTCTCATATGCACAAGAGACCCTACACATGTTTAATGAGATCGACAGTCATGTTGGACCCTGA